Below is a genomic region from Myxococcus fulvus.
GCCACGGCGCCCGTCGCGCGTCCGCCTCCGCGCGAGGGCGATTGGCGACACTGGGGGAAGATGATGATGGCCGCCGCCGCGGCCGTGGCCTTCGTGGGGCTGGTGCTGCCCCGGGGCGGTGTGAGCGGCCCTGGCGTGGACGAGCCCTGGAGCCGCGAGGTGCTCGTCACCGGAGGCGTGGAGGCCTGCGAGGACGCCGCCGCCGCGCTGGAGGCCCGGGTGGGCGCGTGCCTCATCGCCTCACCCGTGCTGGCCCTGCGTCGGGACTAGCCTCGCTTCACGGCGCGGGAGGCGGGCAGAGGCGCCGGGCCTCTTCCACCGCGGCCTTGGCCTGCACCAGGCCGTGGCCGAACTTGATGTCCTTGCCCGTCTCGCCCAAATCCAACGCCGTCTTCTCCAGCACCTCGCGCACCTGGACATGGGTGAGCTTGGGGCACGCGCCCAGCACCAGCGCGGCGACGCCCGCCACGTGCGGCGTGGCCATGGACGTGCCCGACTGGCGCAGGTAGTCCAGGCCCGACACGTCCACCGTCACGTTCTGGCCCACCAGGCCCTTGAGCGAGTTGGCGTTGACCAGGGTGACGGACGTCGTCGGCACCCAGAAGTCCTCCGGGTCGGTGAGCGTGAAGTTGCCCGCCCCGTCCTCGCTGGTGTTGTTGCCGACGACGATGGCCTTCGCGCCGGCGCGGATGGCGTTGAGCGCCTTCTCCTTGAACAGGATGCCGCCGCCGCGGTCCACCAGCGCGACGAAGCCGTCACAGGTGGCGCCCTCGCCGCACGACGAGACGCGCTCGCCCAGGCCGCAGTACACCATCCGCCCCGCGTACTTGCCCACGCCGGTGTACTCCAGCGGCTCGGAGGCGAAGCGCGTGCCGCCCACGTCCACGTCGCCGTACGGCGCGCCGCCGACGATGGTCGCGCTCAGGATGCCCACGCCCGGCGCCACCAGCGACACGAAGTCCTTGCCGTACTGGGAGAACGGCGCCCACGCGTTGTTCGCGTCGATGGCGCCCACGGCGATGACGCTCTCGTAGCCCGCGGGATAGGACTTCTCCTCCGTGCCCCGGTTGCCCGTCGCGGCGATGGCCACCATGCCCGCGTCGAACGCGCGCTTGAAGGCCGCCTCCTCCGTCTGCGAGGGCGCGATGGAGCCCAGCGACAGCGACGCGATGTGCGCGCCGCGCTCGATGCACCAGTCCATGGCCGCGATGACGTTGGACGTGTTGCCGTCGCCATTGACGTCGAGCACGCGGGCCACCAGCAGCGACACGGTGGGCGCCACGCCCACGACGCCGTTGGGCTCCTCGCCGGGCCGCACGTGCGCGCCCGCGCCCAGTTGCGCCGCGATGGTCGCCGCCGTGTGCGTGCCGTGGCCGCCGCCCCACTTCAGCACGCCGTTCACGCGCCCCTGGTCCAGCGGCTCGTCGTCTCCGTCGAGCAGGTCCTTGCCCTCCAGGTATGCCGCCGCCAGCTCCGGGTGCCGGTTGTCCCAGCCGCTGTCGATGATGCACACCTTGATGCCCGTGCCCGAGGGCGCGCCGTCATCCAGCACACCGTCGTTGTTCGCGTCCCAGACCTGGGGCGCCTGCACGCGCTGCAGTCCCGCGGTGTACTCGCCCGTGGATCCGCTCGTGTTGGGCAGCACGCCCTGCAGCAGGGACGGGGACAGCGGGCTCGGCATCCCGAACGCGCGCACCACGCGGTCGGGCTCCACGCGCAGCACGTCGGGATTCTTCTCGAGCGCCGCGCGGGCCTCGGGCGACACCTTCGCGGCGATGGTGTTCAGGTGGGGGAAGCGGCGGTGGACCTGGGCGCCCACGCGCCGGGCCGACTCGGTGAGCGTGTCCAGGTTGGACACGGCGCTGGCGGACACGCGGGGACGGAAGGTGATGAGCACCGGCTCCGCGCCATCCTCGCCGGCGAGCGGGTTGAGCGACTGACGCGCGGTGCCCGGCAGCGACAGCTCCTCCGTCCCGGGGCAGACCTCCTCGGTGACCGAGGGCTCCCTGTCGGGGACCTTGGTGCACGCCACCGCCCCACCGAGCAACCCGAGCCAGACCCAACGCTTCATCGTCATTCTCCTTGAACGCCCCGGCGAACGGGTAGGTACGGAGGGCACCCCGGTCCGGATTCGACGGCCGGGATGAACGAGAGGACACCGCTTCCCGTTCCCCACGCGCAAGTTAAGCACGCCAGCCGTCCGGCTGCTCGCGGGCCTGTCAGGCGGAGGACGACTGTCTCGGGGCATGAGACACGCGGGCGTACGGCGCTGGACGGACGCTCGTTGTTTCGCCCGCCTTCTCAGGATTCAGCGCTGTCGATACCGAAGATACGCAGCGCGTCGGAGGCGTAGGTGTCGAGTTGACGGCGTGTCTCGGCCTCGTCCCAACCGAGTCGGGGGGCCATGACCTCGGCGGCCACCTGGGCGGCGCCGCGACCGAGGTCCCGGGTCTCGAAGGCGACCTTGAGTCGACGGATGAGCAGGTCGGAGAGCGTGTGCACCAGCTCGTGGGTGACACCCCACACGGCCTCCGCGGCGCGGTAGGGCAGGCCGGGAGCGAGCGGGCGAGCGAGGGAGGCGTCCTCGCGGGTGAGCGCCCAGACGCGGCGCCAGCGGCTGCCGTAGGCGCGCACCAGGTGCGTGGCGGTGGCCGCGTCACCGACGACGTCGCGCGCGGCGGCGAGCTCGGCGTTCAGGTCGGGGATGTCGCCGCCGGGCAGGGGCAGCGACTCGGTGGGGGCCTTGCGACGGGGCTGGCCCAGGTGCTTCTCCACCGCGTCCACCACGTCGCGCGCCATGACGCGGTAGGTGGTGAGCTTGCCGCCGCTGATGGCGAGCACGCCGGTGGGGCTGAGGTCGATGTGGTGCTCGCGGCTGGCGCTGCCCGCGTCGGTGGTGCCGTGGTAGCCGCTGGCGGACAGGGGGCGGATGCCGGCCCAGGCGCTCACCACGTCCTCGCGGGTGAGGTGCGCCTCGGGGAAGAAGGCGTTGGCGGACTCGAGGAGGTAGGCGACGTCCGTCTCGCTCGCGCGGACCTCCGCGGGGTGCGCGCGCGTGGAGGTCTCCGTGGTGCCGATGATGGTGAAGTCGTCGGCGGGCAGCACGAACATCACGCGGCCGTCCTTGGGGGACAGGAGCGTGAGGGCGTCGTGGTTGCCCAGGCGCTTGCGAGGCACGGCGACGTGCACGCCCTTGCTGCCGCGCACGGCGTGGGCGTTGCCGCCGGGGGCATCGAGCTTGCGGATCTCATCGCTCCACGGCCCCGTGGCGTTGACGATGGCGCGCGCGCGCACGGTGAGCTGCTGACCGGTGAGGTGGTCCACGACGATGGCGCCGCGGGCCTTGCCGTCGACGACGTCGAGGCGTTGGACGGAGGCGTGGTTGAGGACGACGGCGCCGGACTCGGAGGCTCCGAGCGCGTTGGCCAGGGTGAGGCGCGCGTCGTCGGTGGCGGCGTCGTAGTAGCGGGCGCCGCCCTTGAGGCCGTCGGTGCGCAGGCCGGGCTCGGACTGGTGGAGCTGCTCGCGGTTGAGGCGCTGGTAGCCCTTCACGTTCCGGAAGAGGGAGAGCGCGTCGTAGAGCATGAGGCCCGCGTTGAGCTTCCAGCGGGGCACGCGGGCGCCGGCGTAGACGGGCCACACGAAGGCGAGCGGGCGCACCAGATGCGGGGCGAGCTGGAGGAGGCGGCGGCGCTCGATGCTGGACTCGAAGACGAGGCCCAGGTGGCCGTGTTCGAGGTAGCGCAGGCCGCCGTGGATGAGGCGGGACGAGCGGCTGGACGTGCCGCTGGCGAAGTCCTCGCGCTCCACGAGGGCGACCTTGAGTCCGCGCAGGACGGCATCGCGCGCGGAGCCCGCGCCGGTGACACCGCCCCCGATGATGAGCAGGTCGAACTCCTCGGTGGCGAGGGCCTTCAGCCGCTCGGAGCGAGGCTTCGTCGGCGGAATGTCCCCCTCTGCGGACAACTGGCGGAGCGCTACGGATTCAGAACGCACACGCATATTGTAATGACGGTCCGCCCTGGGTGACACGGGAATCAATGCGCCGCGTCAAGAGGGACACAGCACCCACATCCCGGAGGCGGGTGCGGTGGACAGTCTCCCCGGGAGAGTGACAGGCGGGAGGCAGAGGGCCCGTTCCCGAGGGACCTCGGCGGCGGGCCTGTGGATCGAGGTGTCCGACGCCTACATCGGGGACTCGGTGCGGATGTGCGGCGGAAGCTCTCGCGCTCGGGCACGAAGCGCCGGGGCGACCGCGCACGAGGCAGGTCCCAATGGGATGGGAACGCCTGCGCACACGGGGACGGAGGCGCGTGAAGGTCCCGATGTTTGCGATTGGCTTTGTGTTCGCGATGCGCCGACACCCGCGTGGCACGAGGACTCTCGGTTTGCGAGGTCGCGCTGCGTGAGCGGGGCGTCCGCGCATGAACGGGCACGAGGACTGGGGCGAGCGGTGCGGGTGTGCTGCCTTGCGTGGGCCCGGGAAGCCGGGTAGGAGGCGACCACCCCCCTGCCCTGTCGACCAGCGCCTTGCTGAATCCCCACGACCGACGAGACCTCGCGAGCCTGGGCCTGATGGTCCTGGTGTACGGGCTCGCGGTGGCGCCGGTGCTGCACGCGGTGGTGGGCCATGGTGGCGCGGGGCATGTGCACAGCCACGGTGGCCAGGCGCACAGCCATGACGTTCCGGACGAGCGTGGCCTCACGCCGAAGCCGACGAGTCAGTCGCCAGAGACGGGACATGGTCCGGATGGCCACAAGCACCTGACCGGCTCGGTGGAGCACCTGAGCGTGGTGGCGGCGACGTGGGTCGTGGCCCTGGTGCCGGTGGTGCGGTGGGTGTCGTGGAAGCACGAGTCCGTGCATGCGCCGACGCGCTTGCCGGGCGTGGCACTCCGGCCGACGGCGATGCCGCAAGGGCCATAGGTCCACGGCGCTCGCGCTGAAGCGAATCCATCGAACGTGAGCTTCGGACCTCCGCGCGCCGGTTCTGCGCGATGAGGTGCCGGGGTCTTGCGTGTCATCGCCCCACATCCATGACGGCGGAGGGTCTCCGTCTTCGAGCCACGAGTGTCACGCGAGAGCCGCGTGCACGAGGGCCCGAGGACCGAGGCGACCTGCCGTGAGTGCCCTTCATGTCCACGAGTGTCGTGACCGTCGCGCTGTCGACAGGCCTGCTGGTCCTCTGCGCACCGCTGCTCGCGGTGGCGAGGCAGGCGGAGCCACCTCCGTCCCTCGCGACGGGACAGGCCTCGCCCGCCTCATCAGCCCCCGAAGACAAGGGCCAGACCGACACCAGAGCACCAGTCCGACCTGAAGAGCCGCACACGAGCCGGGTCCCCGGAACAGCACCGAGCTCCGAGGCGACCGCATCACCCCTCTCCAACAATCCTCCGCCCCACGCAGAACAGGTCCCACGAGCAGCGCCGAGCGCCGAAGCGACCACACCGTCCGCGCAGCCCCATATCCCCAGCACGCCTCCGCAATCAGCGCCGAGCGCCGAAGCGACCACACCGTCCGCGCAGCCCCATATCCCCAGCACGCCCGCGCAAGCAGCGCCGAGCGCGGAAGCGACGCCGCCGCCCACGGAGGCCCAAGCCCATCAGGTCCCGCAGTCCGAGAAGGACACAGGCGCTCCCCCACCCACGGAGCCGAAGACCAACACGGTGGTCCGAGGCACACGGGCGCCACAGACCGCCTCGGAACTCACCCTCGACCGAGACATCCTGGACGCGGCGCCGCGCAGCGGAGCCGTGGACCTGCTCCGCGCCGTGCCGGGCCTCGTGGCCTCACAGCACAGCGGCGAGGGCAAGGCGCACCAGCTCTTCCTGCGCGGCTTCGATGCCCTGCACGGCCAGGATGTGGAGCTGAACGTCGCGGGCCTCCCGGTGAACGAGGTCAGCCACATCCACGCGCTCGGCTACGCGGACCTCAACTTCGTCATCCCCGAGGTCGTCCAGGCGCTCGAGGTGACGGAGGGCTCATATCGCGCGGCACAAGGTGACTTCGCCGTCGCCGGCACGGTGCGCATGGACCTGGGCGTCAAGGAGCAGGGCGTGCACCTCGCGGGCACGCTGGGCCAGTACCGCCAGCGGCGACTCGTGGCCACCGTGCGTCCGGGCGAGGACCCGGAGACCTTCGCCGCGGTGGAGCTCGGCGAGGCCAGGAACTACGGCGCACAGCGAGGCTACGGCCGAGCCTCCCTGCTCGCGCAGGCCACGACGAGACTCACCGACGGCCTCACCCTACGAGCCCTCGCGGGCAGCTACGTCACCCGCTTCGACTCGCCCGGCGTCGTGAGAGAAGACGCCCTCCTCGGGGGCCAGCAAGACTTCTTCTCCGCCTCCACGCCACGACAGGGAGGCACCGTCTCCCGTCACCAGCTCCTGCTCGGCGTGGAGCTTCCCCGCTCGGGCAAGGGCCGCACGAAGCTGGAGTTCTTCGGAATCCTCTCGGACCTGCGGCTGCGCAACAACTTCACCGGCTTCCGGGTGGACGAGCGCGGTGACGGACTCGAGCAGACGAACGACTCCATCATCCTGGGAGCCCGCGCCGAGCACCGTCGCACGGTGACGATGTTCGGCCGTCCCGTGGCCCTGGAGCTCGGCCTGGGCGGCAGGCGCGACGGCGTGGAGCAGACGCAGCGTCGCTACCGCGAATCGGACGGCACCTTCTTCTCCGAAGAAATCGACGCCCACTTCACCCAGACGGATGTCTGGGGTTGGGCCGAGGGGCGCATGGTCCTCGGACGCTGGGCGCTCCGAATCGGCGGCCGCGCGGACGCGCTCGGGGTCGAGGTCTTCGACGCACTCGCCTTCCGGGACCCGCGCTTCTACGACGGCCAGGGCTACTCCCGCAGCGCCTTCGGTGTGCACCTGGGCGCGAAGGCGGGCGTCGAGTACGCGCTGTCTGACGACGCGACCACGTGGCGACTGTTCGCCAGTTACGGCGACGGCTTCCGTTCGCCCCAGGCGCGCAGCCTCTCCGAGGG
It encodes:
- a CDS encoding anti-sigma factor family protein, whose translation is MSTCRESELDALLAGELSPEDATRVRAHADACAACRHALAWQRAERGWMAQRARREPRRPGLSFEALEARLNARATAPVARPPPREGDWRHWGKMMMAAAAAVAFVGLVLPRGGVSGPGVDEPWSREVLVTGGVEACEDAAAALEARVGACLIASPVLALRRD
- a CDS encoding S8 family serine peptidase, encoding MKRWVWLGLLGGAVACTKVPDREPSVTEEVCPGTEELSLPGTARQSLNPLAGEDGAEPVLITFRPRVSASAVSNLDTLTESARRVGAQVHRRFPHLNTIAAKVSPEARAALEKNPDVLRVEPDRVVRAFGMPSPLSPSLLQGVLPNTSGSTGEYTAGLQRVQAPQVWDANNDGVLDDGAPSGTGIKVCIIDSGWDNRHPELAAAYLEGKDLLDGDDEPLDQGRVNGVLKWGGGHGTHTAATIAAQLGAGAHVRPGEEPNGVVGVAPTVSLLVARVLDVNGDGNTSNVIAAMDWCIERGAHIASLSLGSIAPSQTEEAAFKRAFDAGMVAIAATGNRGTEEKSYPAGYESVIAVGAIDANNAWAPFSQYGKDFVSLVAPGVGILSATIVGGAPYGDVDVGGTRFASEPLEYTGVGKYAGRMVYCGLGERVSSCGEGATCDGFVALVDRGGGILFKEKALNAIRAGAKAIVVGNNTSEDGAGNFTLTDPEDFWVPTTSVTLVNANSLKGLVGQNVTVDVSGLDYLRQSGTSMATPHVAGVAALVLGACPKLTHVQVREVLEKTALDLGETGKDIKFGHGLVQAKAAVEEARRLCPPPAP
- the glpD gene encoding glycerol-3-phosphate dehydrogenase, which codes for MRSESVALRQLSAEGDIPPTKPRSERLKALATEEFDLLIIGGGVTGAGSARDAVLRGLKVALVEREDFASGTSSRSSRLIHGGLRYLEHGHLGLVFESSIERRRLLQLAPHLVRPLAFVWPVYAGARVPRWKLNAGLMLYDALSLFRNVKGYQRLNREQLHQSEPGLRTDGLKGGARYYDAATDDARLTLANALGASESGAVVLNHASVQRLDVVDGKARGAIVVDHLTGQQLTVRARAIVNATGPWSDEIRKLDAPGGNAHAVRGSKGVHVAVPRKRLGNHDALTLLSPKDGRVMFVLPADDFTIIGTTETSTRAHPAEVRASETDVAYLLESANAFFPEAHLTREDVVSAWAGIRPLSASGYHGTTDAGSASREHHIDLSPTGVLAISGGKLTTYRVMARDVVDAVEKHLGQPRRKAPTESLPLPGGDIPDLNAELAAARDVVGDAATATHLVRAYGSRWRRVWALTREDASLARPLAPGLPYRAAEAVWGVTHELVHTLSDLLIRRLKVAFETRDLGRGAAQVAAEVMAPRLGWDEAETRRQLDTYASDALRIFGIDSAES
- a CDS encoding TonB-dependent receptor — protein: MVRGTRAPQTASELTLDRDILDAAPRSGAVDLLRAVPGLVASQHSGEGKAHQLFLRGFDALHGQDVELNVAGLPVNEVSHIHALGYADLNFVIPEVVQALEVTEGSYRAAQGDFAVAGTVRMDLGVKEQGVHLAGTLGQYRQRRLVATVRPGEDPETFAAVELGEARNYGAQRGYGRASLLAQATTRLTDGLTLRALAGSYVTRFDSPGVVREDALLGGQQDFFSASTPRQGGTVSRHQLLLGVELPRSGKGRTKLEFFGILSDLRLRNNFTGFRVDERGDGLEQTNDSIILGARAEHRRTVTMFGRPVALELGLGGRRDGVEQTQRRYRESDGTFFSEEIDAHFTQTDVWGWAEGRMVLGRWALRIGGRADALGVEVFDALAFRDPRFYDGQGYSRSAFGVHLGAKAGVEYALSDDATTWRLFASYGDGFRSPQARSLSEGERAPFVSVHGAEVGARKDGETWAVQLSVFGSQVENDFFFDHTVGTTVYTGETLRSGVTASLQARPVRGLVAALSGTVAHAYVTKTDTLLPYFAPFVARADVGWEHPLEWTWLGAEPTLFTVGTGLTFIGPRPLPFDEKSRSVFLTDLDLGLRRGALGLKLEVRNLLDARWRDGEFVYSSRFDPSAPASLVPARHFTAGSPRMASLTLEVHL